A window of Periophthalmus magnuspinnatus isolate fPerMag1 chromosome 21, fPerMag1.2.pri, whole genome shotgun sequence genomic DNA:
GCTGCAATTTTTAATATACACTGTAATaccaatttcctccacaaacaacacaatctcCTGTGTTAGTCTCCACAAAAGCTGTAAACtctatagtttagatctgtacaaacatgttctgaaatgtgattcttgtattcgtTTGCCAGTTCATACCTCAGCCTTTTCATCAGTTTTTCAGCACATGTTTTGCATGTAAAGGGTCAGGGACAGAACAGGTCCAGCacatgatgatgctccacacaACGTTATTTACATAAACTCTTTAAGGCTAATGCGATCAGTGTGAGTCTACAGAACCAGAGGTCTCAGAAGGACAGGACAGGGACATGGGGCGAGAGATGGGGGACAGGTAGAGGAAcaaagacagaggacagaggcatAGGACAGCTTCAATGTATAGtctacaggtgtgtgtgtgtgtgtgtacatagtACACAGACTGAGGTCCAGCCTCAGCAGCAACAAGTTCAGCTCAGCTTTCTGTAGGTGAGAGTCACATGtctacacacagcacacaggccACATTTTTCATAGAAGCGTATTTCCGCACAGGTGTCCTGTAGTAGTGCAGTAAGCCCAGAGCTGTGGTCACTATAGGTCCAGTGCTGTGGTCACTAAAGGTCCAGTGCTGTGGTCACTGGGTCATTTCCTCCTGGTgctgcctcttcctcctcttcaggaTCATGTGGTAGAGTTGCTCCAGACCTTCACGGAGGCACTGGGTCCAGTGTTGTGGTCACTATAGGTCCAGTGTTGTGGTCACTGGGTCCAGTGTTTGAATCATTGGGTTGAGTGCTGTGATCACTGGGTCCAGTGCTGTGGTCACTGGGTCACTTCCTCTTGGTGCTGCCTCCGTGctgcctccttctcctctttagGATCATGTGGTAGAGATGCTCCAGACCTTCGTGGAGGCCGTCCCCGATGATGGCGCAGGCGGGCTGGACGTGGTAGGAGGTGTGGGGATGGAGCTCATGAAGGGCCAGCTGTCTCTCCATGTCACTGACCGGCAGGCTGCGGGGCAAGTCCTGCTTGTTGGCAATTACCAGCAGAGGAGTGCCCTGGTTCTCACTCAGTTTGGTGACCTTGTGTAGCTCAGCACGCGCCTCCTCCAACCGCTCCACGTCCACTGAGTCCACCACGTAGATTATCCCGTCTGCTCCTCTACTGTAGGACTTCCAGAGGGGCCTCAGTTTCTCCTGCCCGCCCACGTCCCACAGGTGCACGCTCAGCCCTTTGGCCGTGTTCAGGCGGATCTTCTCACTGTTGAAGCCGATGGTGGGCACCGTGTTCACAAACTCATTCAACTTGAGTCTGTAGAGCACAGTGGTTTTCCCCGCAGAGTCCAGCCCCAGCAGCACGATGTGCAGTGACTGGAAGGAGGAGAGGCTGCTGCCcatctcctcacagctcctaTTTTTGCCAGACGCCGGAGCCGACCGCAAGGCTTTTCccgtaataaataaatagttatcgCGTGAACACTTGGTCTCAAGCGTGCAACTTCAAAGGCGATGACCGCAACAGCACAGCAGAGCCTCCGGTGCTGTTGTTGAGTGTCCCCAGAGAAATTATCACAGTAATAGCTTCTATTTAAAATTCACAACTCGCTTGTGAGACCCGGGCTGAAGTCTTGTCTCAGCGGCCCTTTTGTGTTCCACTACTGTCCAAACACCAGGCACATTCCAGGTGTAGCCGCGGCTCGGAGCGTGTTTACAGGACAGGCCCTGGAGCAATGCAAGCGCTTGATTTGTATTCCCCTCTCGGACGCACACGCAAGGCACTCGAGAACGACTCAGCACAGTTAAACACATCCACACAGACGCAGCCGGACTGTACTGTGTCCAGAGGGCATCATCCCCAGTGCTCGGGCGGATGGAGTCCTGAGAGCGGCAGTGTGTGAGGGAGAAGCACACAGCGCAGGAACATTGAGCGAGGGCAAAACAAAAGAAGCCGCTCCTCTTCTACCTCCCCCGGCAATCACAGCACGGGAGACAGCAGCGCAGCTCAATCAGGGACAAGGGAGAGACACACAATCGGACTAAACCCCGCCCACACATGGCGCAGAGCCAATAGAATAGCAGTAGACAGATCCAGCAGCTCTGTCCTTTATGCCCACAGGGGAAATATGGTGTGACAGCGCCGCCTGCTGCTCAGGAAGGTAATGGCCTATTTTTTGGGATATTACTACATGACTGGATTTCAACttcttgttcattttgttttttttcttcttctaattCTTCcgcttcttttttattttattttattttattattattattttttttttaccaataagATAGTAAAAAAGCTCAAGATATTATGTATTCTGTTGTGTGACAGGCATCTTGTGATTGTGAGAGCAGTAAAACTTCTACCAAATATGATATCAACACAGCTCCCGAAAATTGacatataattattatatttgtgcTCCTAATAATGTTTCTGTCAGGACATATTGTCTctgaataaaaacactgtacTGGTCTATATTTTATGCAGAAATAAACTCTATTTATGAGTAAATACACCTTATGGACACAGCCTATGATAATTATTGCTTACTCTTATAAAAGATTTTACTATCCTGCCTCAGTGTTGGGGAAGtta
This region includes:
- the LOC117389313 gene encoding ADP-ribosylation factor-like protein 4C; the protein is MGSSLSSFQSLHIVLLGLDSAGKTTVLYRLKLNEFVNTVPTIGFNSEKIRLNTAKGLSVHLWDVGGQEKLRPLWKSYSRGADGIIYVVDSVDVERLEEARAELHKVTKLSENQGTPLLVIANKQDLPRSLPVSDMERQLALHELHPHTSYHVQPACAIIGDGLHEGLEHLYHMILKRRRRQHGGSTKRK